A single genomic interval of Romboutsia ilealis harbors:
- the hslO gene encoding Hsp33 family molecular chaperone HslO, with amino-acid sequence MKDYVIRATGANGQIRAFVGITTNMVEEARRLHETSKVATAALGRTLTATSMMGLMMKNKGDKLSVIIKGGGPIGTILTTSDVNGTVKGYVSNPKVEVPDYENGKLNVAAAVGTNGVVKVIKDLGLREPYNGAYPLVSGEIAEDFTHYFAVSEQTPSVVALGVLTTEQHVECAGGLIVQLMPDATEESISQLEKNIQNLKSITTMLSEGKTPEDMLNIVLEGLQPRILDKIDVKFECECCKDKVQEALVAIGKTALSQIIEEDKQAEVGCQFCNSKYMYNEEELLNILKDM; translated from the coding sequence ATGAAAGATTATGTAATAAGAGCAACAGGTGCAAATGGTCAAATAAGAGCTTTCGTAGGAATAACTACAAATATGGTAGAAGAAGCTAGAAGGCTTCATGAAACTTCAAAAGTTGCAACAGCAGCACTTGGTAGAACATTAACTGCAACTTCTATGATGGGGTTAATGATGAAAAACAAAGGTGATAAATTATCAGTTATAATAAAGGGTGGAGGTCCAATAGGAACTATACTTACTACATCTGATGTAAATGGAACTGTAAAGGGATATGTATCAAATCCAAAAGTTGAAGTACCTGATTATGAAAATGGTAAGTTAAATGTAGCGGCTGCAGTAGGTACTAATGGAGTTGTTAAAGTAATTAAAGATTTAGGTCTTAGAGAACCATATAATGGAGCTTATCCATTAGTAAGTGGAGAAATAGCTGAAGATTTTACACATTACTTTGCAGTATCAGAACAAACACCGTCAGTAGTAGCATTAGGTGTTTTAACAACAGAACAACATGTAGAGTGTGCAGGAGGACTTATAGTTCAACTGATGCCAGATGCAACTGAAGAATCTATAAGCCAATTAGAAAAAAATATTCAAAACTTAAAATCAATAACAACTATGTTATCAGAAGGTAAAACACCAGAAGATATGTTAAATATAGTTTTAGAAGGATTACAACCTAGAATACTAGATAAAATAGATGTTAAGTTTGAATGTGAATGCTGCAAAGATAAGGTTCAAGAAGCACTAGTAGCTATAGGAAAAACTGCTTTATCTCAAATAATAGAAGAAGATAAACAAGCAGAAGTAGGTTGTCAATTCTGTAACTCTAAATATATGTATAATGAAGAAGAATTATTAAATATATTAAAAGATATGTAA
- the rpoN gene encoding RNA polymerase factor sigma-54, with product MNFNNSLELTQSQKLIMTTQLKQSLSILNMSKLELEEEIKKESEDNPLLEVEKNNEINWEEYIKDIGNSRPIDKSELYYNSDNDLNLDNIIKNTPNLYENLHLQINLYKINKKDKEICDYIIDSLDDDGYLRIDEKEIINEFNINKDRFENCLEIIQQLEPIGVGARNLSECLIIQIRNLGIDNKLLETIVYKDLDLIGKNKYKEITKKYNISMQKCINIIDIIKTLDPKPGRICSVENSVYVQPDVIVEKIEDEFVVYINESDNLKIRISNFYEEILKNSKYDESAKNYIKEKLNSATRLVKSIESRKSTILKIAQEIVKNQKDFFEKGEKYIKPMKMKDIAQNLDFHESTISRGVNEKYMMTPFGLYKFKYFFSNALETNDDNLTSSVSIKKIIQEMIKSENKKKPLSDDQISKILNDRGINVARRTVAKYREELGVLSSSKRKLY from the coding sequence ATGAATTTTAATAATAGTCTAGAATTGACTCAATCTCAGAAGCTTATAATGACTACACAGTTAAAACAATCTTTAAGTATATTAAATATGAGTAAGTTAGAGTTAGAGGAAGAAATAAAAAAGGAATCGGAAGATAATCCATTATTAGAAGTAGAGAAAAATAATGAAATAAATTGGGAAGAATACATAAAAGATATTGGGAATTCACGACCAATTGATAAAAGTGAATTATATTATAATTCAGATAACGATTTAAATTTAGATAATATTATAAAAAATACACCTAATTTATATGAAAATTTACATTTACAAATTAATTTATATAAAATTAACAAAAAAGATAAAGAAATTTGTGATTATATAATAGATAGTTTAGATGACGATGGATATTTAAGAATAGATGAAAAAGAGATAATAAATGAATTTAATATAAATAAAGATAGATTTGAAAACTGTTTAGAAATAATACAACAATTGGAACCTATTGGTGTAGGAGCTAGAAATTTATCAGAGTGTTTGATAATACAAATTAGAAATTTAGGAATTGATAATAAGTTATTAGAGACTATAGTATATAAAGATTTAGATTTAATTGGGAAAAATAAATATAAAGAAATAACTAAAAAATATAATATATCTATGCAAAAATGTATAAATATTATAGATATAATAAAAACATTAGATCCAAAGCCAGGGAGAATATGTTCTGTTGAAAATAGTGTATATGTTCAACCTGATGTTATTGTGGAAAAAATAGAAGATGAATTTGTAGTTTATATAAATGAAAGTGACAATTTGAAAATTAGAATAAGCAATTTCTATGAAGAAATTCTAAAAAATTCAAAGTATGATGAAAGTGCTAAAAATTATATAAAGGAAAAATTAAATTCTGCAACAAGACTAGTTAAAAGTATAGAAAGTAGAAAATCTACAATATTAAAAATAGCTCAAGAAATTGTAAAAAATCAAAAGGATTTTTTTGAAAAGGGAGAGAAGTATATTAAGCCTATGAAAATGAAAGATATTGCACAAAACTTAGATTTTCATGAGTCTACTATTAGCAGAGGTGTTAATGAAAAATACATGATGACTCCATTTGGGCTATATAAATTTAAATATTTCTTTAGTAATGCATTAGAAACTAATGATGACAACTTAACATCTAGTGTTAGTATAAAAAAAATAATACAGGAGATGATAAAGTCTGAAAATAAGAAAAAACCATTAAGTGACGATCAAATATCGAAGATACTCAATGACAGAGGTATTAATGTTGCTAGGAGAACGGTTGCGAAATATAGAGAAGAACTTGGCGTATTATCATCAAGTAAAAGAAAACTGTATTAG
- a CDS encoding sugar-binding transcriptional regulator — MKDLLKIQQKLIPQVIELMEKRYSILRQISLSEPVGRRTLSNILDISERVVRSETEFLKDQGLIDVAVSGMTITYEGIKLLDELKDVINDVMGLSTLQDKVKNKLGIKKVLLVSGSFDSNNSLIKDVARCGAEYFLSVLKDGDIVSITGGSTMLEFANSIKTDKRYNDVTVVPARGSMGTDVEIQSNNIVAITSKKLHSNYKLLNIPDELGEEAMKTLSQEPEIKNTLDYIQKTNVLVFAIGKASEMTKRRKLPEDKVDEIISKGAVGEAFGHYFNEKGEIVYKLNTAGIDLETFKNVEESIAIFAGKRKANALIALSNVNKNIVLVTDEESAKAILEQ; from the coding sequence ATGAAAGACTTATTAAAAATACAACAAAAACTTATTCCGCAAGTGATTGAACTTATGGAAAAAAGATACTCAATACTTAGACAAATATCTTTAAGTGAACCAGTTGGAAGAAGAACTCTATCAAATATACTTGATATAAGTGAAAGAGTTGTTAGATCAGAAACTGAATTTCTTAAAGATCAAGGGCTTATAGATGTTGCAGTATCTGGAATGACCATAACATATGAAGGTATTAAGCTTTTAGATGAACTCAAAGATGTCATAAATGATGTTATGGGATTGTCTACATTACAAGATAAAGTAAAAAATAAATTAGGAATAAAAAAGGTTTTATTAGTATCTGGAAGTTTTGATAGTAATAATAGTTTAATAAAAGATGTAGCAAGGTGTGGAGCAGAATATTTCCTAAGTGTTTTAAAAGATGGAGATATAGTATCCATAACAGGTGGAAGCACTATGTTGGAATTTGCAAATAGCATAAAAACTGATAAAAGATACAATGATGTAACGGTTGTTCCTGCAAGAGGGAGTATGGGGACAGACGTAGAAATTCAATCTAACAACATTGTAGCTATAACTAGTAAAAAGTTACATTCAAATTATAAATTACTAAATATACCGGATGAACTAGGTGAAGAAGCAATGAAAACACTTAGTCAAGAACCTGAAATAAAAAATACCTTAGATTATATACAAAAAACAAATGTATTAGTGTTTGCAATAGGTAAAGCAAGTGAAATGACAAAAAGAAGAAAACTGCCAGAAGATAAGGTTGATGAAATTATATCAAAAGGTGCAGTTGGAGAAGCTTTTGGTCATTACTTTAACGAAAAGGGAGAAATAGTTTATAAATTAAATACTGCTGGTATTGATTTGGAAACTTTTAAAAATGTTGAAGAAAGTATTGCTATATTTGCAGGTAAAAGAAAAGCAAATGCCTTAATTGCATTATCTAATGTAAATAAAAATATAGTTCTTGTTACTGATGAAGAAAGTGCAAAGGCTATATTAGAACAATAA
- the gap gene encoding type I glyceraldehyde-3-phosphate dehydrogenase, with product MVKVAINGFGRIGRLALRKLMEQTDKFEVVAINDLTDAKTLAHLFKYDSAQGRFNGEIEVKEGAFVVNGQEIKVTAERNPADLPWAELGVDIVLECTGFFTSQEKAGLHLQAGAKKVVISAPATGDLKTVVFNVNHDVLDGSETVISGASCTTNCLAPMAKTLNDVFGLQKGFMTTIHAYTNDQNTLDAPHGKGDLRRARAAASNIVPNTTGAAKAIGLVIPELKGKLDGGAQRVPVITGSLTELVCTLDKKVTVEEINAAMKAASNESFGYTEEPLVSSDIVGMNFGSLFDATQTRVMEVNGEQLVKVVSWYDNEMSYTAQLIRTLGYFANLAK from the coding sequence ATGGTTAAAGTTGCTATAAATGGTTTTGGGAGAATAGGAAGATTAGCTTTAAGAAAGTTAATGGAGCAAACAGATAAATTTGAAGTTGTTGCTATAAATGATTTAACAGACGCTAAGACTTTAGCTCACTTATTCAAGTATGATTCTGCTCAAGGAAGATTTAATGGGGAAATAGAAGTTAAAGAAGGAGCTTTCGTAGTTAATGGGCAAGAAATAAAAGTTACTGCTGAAAGAAATCCAGCTGACTTACCATGGGCTGAATTAGGAGTAGATATAGTATTAGAATGTACTGGATTCTTCACTTCTCAAGAGAAGGCTGGACTTCACTTACAAGCTGGAGCTAAGAAAGTAGTTATATCTGCACCAGCTACAGGAGATTTAAAAACTGTAGTATTCAATGTAAACCATGATGTATTAGATGGTAGTGAAACAGTTATATCAGGAGCTTCTTGTACAACTAACTGTTTAGCGCCAATGGCTAAAACATTAAATGATGTATTTGGATTACAAAAAGGATTCATGACTACAATACATGCATACACTAATGACCAAAATACATTAGATGCACCTCATGGAAAAGGTGACTTAAGAAGAGCTAGAGCTGCTGCTTCTAACATAGTTCCTAACACTACAGGGGCTGCAAAAGCTATAGGTTTAGTTATACCTGAATTAAAAGGTAAATTAGACGGAGGAGCTCAAAGAGTTCCAGTTATAACTGGTTCTTTAACTGAATTAGTTTGTACATTAGATAAGAAAGTTACTGTAGAAGAAATAAACGCTGCTATGAAAGCTGCTTCTAATGAATCATTCGGATATACTGAAGAGCCATTAGTTTCTTCTGACATAGTAGGTATGAACTTTGGTTCATTATTCGATGCAACTCAAACAAGAGTTATGGAAGTAAATGGAGAGCAATTAGTTAAGGTTGTTTCATGGTATGATAATGAAATGTCTTATACAGCTCAATTAATAAGAACATTAGGATACTTCGCTAACTTAGCTAAGTAA
- a CDS encoding phosphoglycerate kinase translates to MSMLNKKTIEDINVNGKKVLVRCDFNVPLKDGVITDENRLNGALPTIKYLIENGAKVILCSHLGKPKGEAKPELSLAPVAKRLSEMLNKEVVFAADDNVVGENAKAAIEKMENGDVVLLQNTRYRKEETKNEENFSKELASLADVYVNDAFGTAHRAHCSTVGAGQFLEERACGYLIQKELKFLGEAVENPVRPFTAILGGAKVSDKIAVIEQLLEKVDNLIIGGGMAYTFLKAQGYEIGTSLVEEEKVEYAKEMMEKAKAKGVKLLLPIDNAVADKFADVEPVITEDANIPQGFMGLDIGPKTIEEYVNTVNASKTIVWNGPMGVFEFENFANGTLAVAKAMAALTDATTVIGGGDSAAAVNQLGFGDKMTHVSTGGGASLEFLEGKELPGIVALDNK, encoded by the coding sequence ATGTCAATGCTTAATAAAAAAACAATAGAAGATATAAATGTAAACGGAAAAAAAGTTTTAGTAAGATGTGATTTCAACGTTCCATTAAAAGACGGTGTTATAACAGATGAAAATAGATTAAATGGAGCACTTCCAACTATAAAATATTTAATAGAAAATGGAGCGAAAGTTATATTATGCTCTCACTTAGGAAAACCAAAAGGGGAAGCTAAACCAGAATTATCTTTAGCACCAGTTGCAAAAAGATTATCTGAAATGTTAAACAAAGAAGTAGTATTTGCTGCAGATGATAATGTTGTTGGGGAAAATGCAAAAGCAGCAATAGAAAAGATGGAAAATGGAGATGTAGTTTTACTACAAAACACAAGATATAGAAAAGAAGAAACTAAAAATGAAGAAAACTTCTCTAAAGAATTAGCTTCACTTGCTGATGTATATGTAAATGATGCATTCGGAACAGCTCATAGAGCACACTGTTCAACAGTTGGTGCAGGGCAATTCTTAGAAGAAAGAGCTTGTGGATACTTAATACAAAAAGAATTAAAGTTCTTAGGTGAAGCAGTTGAAAATCCTGTTAGACCTTTTACAGCAATATTAGGGGGAGCAAAGGTATCGGACAAAATAGCTGTTATAGAACAATTATTAGAAAAAGTAGATAACCTAATAATAGGTGGAGGAATGGCATATACATTCTTAAAAGCTCAAGGATATGAAATAGGAACTTCTTTAGTTGAAGAAGAAAAAGTAGAATATGCTAAAGAAATGATGGAAAAAGCAAAAGCTAAAGGTGTTAAATTATTATTACCAATAGATAATGCTGTTGCTGATAAATTCGCTGATGTTGAACCTGTTATAACAGAAGATGCTAACATACCTCAAGGATTTATGGGACTAGATATAGGACCTAAAACAATAGAAGAATATGTGAACACTGTAAACGCTTCTAAAACAATAGTATGGAATGGACCAATGGGCGTATTTGAATTTGAAAACTTCGCAAATGGTACATTAGCTGTTGCTAAAGCTATGGCAGCTTTAACTGATGCTACTACTGTAATAGGTGGTGGAGATAGTGCTGCTGCTGTAAATCAATTAGGATTTGGAGATAAGATGACTCATGTATCAACTGGTGGTGGAGCATCTTTAGAATTCTTAGAAGGTAAAGAATTACCAGGTATAGTAGCTTTAGATAACAAATAA